One genomic window of Arvicola amphibius chromosome 4, mArvAmp1.2, whole genome shotgun sequence includes the following:
- the Endov gene encoding endonuclease V isoform X10 has translation MVRLKAPYVSGFLAFREVPFLVELVQRLQEKEPDFMPQVLLVDGNGVLHQRGFGVACHLGVLTDLPCIGVAKKLLQVDGLENNSLHKEKIVLLQAGGDTFPLMGNSGTVLGMDILRTSALRLVLLHRNTPQPCLTSLHPQALKSHDRSTKPLYVSVGHRISLEVAVRLTHHCCRFRIPEPIRQADIRSREYIRRTLSQRQERSQKEQKPKACPKGSPGLPANQGRPPKDCDRGSCTEPKDPQPGFQEQPKDRQLEGTGHHEDSDLWPPPAWLQSPR, from the exons ATGGTTCGCCTGAAGGCCCCCTATGTGTCAGGCTTTCTGGCCTTCCGAGAGGTACCCTTCCTGGTGGAGTTGGTCCAGCGACTGCAGGAGAAGGAACCAGACTTCATGCCCCAG GTCCTTCTTGTGGATGGAAACGGGGTACTTCACCAACGAG GCTTTGGAGTAGCCTGCCACCTTGGTGTCCTTACAGATCTGCCCTGCATTGGGGTAGCAAAGAAGCTCCTGCAGGTGGACGGGCTAGAGAACAATTCCCTGCACAAGGAGAAg attGTACTCCTTCAGGCTGGGGGAGACACGTTTCCTCTGATGGGCAACTCTGGAACTGTCCTGGGAATG GACATACTCAGAACCTCCGCCCTGAGACTGGTCCTGCTCCACAGGAACACGCCCCAGCCATGCTTGACCTCCCTCCACCCACAGGCCCTGAAGAGCCATGACCGCAGCACCAAGCCCCTCTATGTCTCTGTGGGCCACAGAATAAGCCTGGAGGTCGCTGTGCGTCTGACCCACCACTGCTGTAGGTTCCGGATCCCAGAGCCCATACGCCAG GCTGACATCCGCTCCCGAGAGTACATCCGAAGGACTCTATCACAAAGGCAGGAGAG GAGCCAGAAGGAACAGAAGCCAAAGGCATGCCCCAAAGGTAGCCCAGGATTGCCTGCCAATCAGGGCAGGCCCCCCAAGGACTGTGACAGAGGCTCCTGCACGGAGCCGAAAGATCCCCAGCCAGGCTTCCAGGAGCAGCCGAAGGATCGGCAGTTGGAGGGAACTGGGCATCATGAAGACTcagacctctggcctcctccagccTGGTTACAGTCACCACGCTGA